From the Micromonospora echinofusca genome, the window CAGCGGCCCGACCGACGGGTCCCAGCCCTTGTAGTAGTAGGCGTCCTGGTGCCAGGCGACCTGCTGGGTGCGGCCGTGGGGGTCACGCGGCCGGGCGTTCCACACGCCGTGCGCGTAGACCTCGTCACCGATCAGGCTGCGCACCGGCCCGAGCAGCTCCGGGGTGCGCCACAGGTCGTACACCGGGCGTCCCACCAGGATCCGCCGCCAGGCGGCCGGCACGCGGACCTGGCTGGACTCGATCAGGCGCAGGTAGCGCTGGTCGTACGGCAGGTCGGCGAAGGTCTCGGTGACCACTCCCCGCTGCTGCCACTGCCGGGCGAGGTGGTCGACGACGCGGCTGAACGAGCCGTGCAGCGCGTCGAGCGTCGCGGTGGGCAGCACGCCCCGCAGGATCAGGTGCCCGTCGCGCCGGAACTGCTCCGACTGCTCGGCTGTCAACGCGTGGGGGTGATCCACCATCGGCTCCTTCACGGCGCGCCACGGGATCGGCCCCACCACCGGGCGGGGAAGGGCCTCCGGTGCGGCGATCGTGGCACGGGCGCCGACGGGCGACAACGCCTCATTTGTGGGACGGAACCCCTATTCCGGTCGCCGTCGGCGGGCGGCGGTGCGGGACCACGCCCGGGAAAGCCGAAAGCCCTGGTGCGGGACAACTCCCGCACCAGGGCTTCGCAAGGGTGGAGCCGAGGGGACTCGAACCCCTGACCCCCACACTGCCAGTGTGGTGCGCTACCAGCTGCGCCACGGCCCCTTGCCTCGTCCCGGTCACCCGGGCACGAGAGAACTATACACAGCGCCCGCCGCATGGTCATCTCGCGGGGGGCCACCCGTGCGCCGCTCAGTTGAGCGCCACGTCCGGCGGGAAGTGTGCGACCGCCGCCATCATGCCGCCCTGGCGGCGCAGCACCATCGGCCACAGGTCGTCCGGCCGGTCGACGAAGGCGTCGCCGGGCAGCGCGTCGAGGACGAACCAGGAGCCGTCCTCGATCTCCTGCTCCAACTGCCCCGTGCCCCAGCCGGAGTAGCCGGCGAAGACCCGGATGCCGGTGATGCCCTCGCGCAGCGGCCCCGGGTCGACGGAGAGGTCGAGGGTGCCGACCGCACCGGAGACCTGGTGGAACCCCCTGAGCCGCTGCACCGGGTGCCGCATCCGGGCCAGGCAGATCGCCGAGTCGGGCTGCACGGGGCCACCCTCGAAGAGCACCGCCGGGTCGCGGGCCAGGTCGCTCCAGTCGCCGAGCACGTCGGCGACCGGCACCTCGGTGGCCCGGTTGAGCACCACGCCGAGGGCGCCGCCGGGCTCGTGCGCCACCAGCAGCACGACCGTACGGTCGAAGTTCGGGTCCTTCAGCGCCGGCGTCGCGACCAGCAGCCGCCCGGTCATCGACCCCGTCGCCCGCCCGCCGATGGCCTGCCCCTCTCCCTGCATGCCGGACACCTCGTCAGACCGACCGGACCGGGACGCCCGGGGGCACCGGTGTCATCCGCGCTGTGAACGCCATGCCTGGCACCATAGCTTGCCCCCGGGGCGGTGGCTAAGGTCTGACGGTCGGTTGATCGACAGACACGAGGGAGGACCGATGGGTCCCACGGCGGAACTCGCGGTGATCGGTGGTTCAGGGCTCTACGCGCTACTCGACGGCGCGACCGAGCATGTGGTGGAGACGCCCTACGGGCCGCCGTCCGACGCCGTCACGGTCGCCGAGGTGGGCGGGCGGCGGGTGGCGTTCCTGCCCCGCCACGGCCGCGACCACCGCCACCCGCCGCACCTGATCCCGTACCGGGCCAACCTCTGGGCGCTGCGCTCTCTCGGCGTACGCCAGGTGCTCGCCCCCTGCGCCGTGGGCGGCCTGCGGCCGGAGCTCGGGCCGGGCACGTTCGTGGTGCCCGACCAGCTGATCGACCGCACCAGCGGGCGGACGCAGACCTACTACGACCGGGGCGCGGTGCACGTCTCCTTCGCCGACCCGTACTGCCCGGCCGGGCGGCGTACGCTGCTGGCCGCCGCGGCCGGCCGGGACGTGCCGGCGGTCGACGGCGGGACGGTGGTGGTGGTCGAGGGCCCGCGCTTCTCCACCCGGGCCGAGTCCCGGTGGTACGCCTCGATCGGCGGCACGGTGGTCAACATGACCGGCCACCCGGAGGCGGTGCTCGCCCGCGAGCTGGCCCTCTGCTACTCCTCGATCGCCCTGGTGACCGACCTGGACGCGGGCGTCGAGGGCGGCGGCGCGGTGACGCAGGAGGAGGTGTTCCGGGTCTTCGGCGAGAACACGGACCGGCTGCGGGGCCTGCTGCTGGCGGCCGTCGCGGCGCTGCCGACCGAGCGGGACTGCGACTGCGGGCGCGCGCTGGACGGCATCGCCCTTCCCTTCGCGCTGCCCTGAGGCGCGAGGAGGCGAAAGGCCCGGACCGCCCGAGTCGTCCCGATAGATTGGGAGGCGATGGCTACGGTCCGCGACACCACGTACGACCTGCTCCGTGCCCTCGGCCTGACCACCGTCTTCGGCAACCCGGGCTCCACCGAGGAGCCGTTCCTGCGGGACTTCCCCGACGACTTCCACTACGTGCACGCCCTGCACGAGGCGTCGGCCGTCGGCATGGCGGACGGCTACGCGCAGGTCACCGGCCGGCCGGCGCACGTCAACCTGCACACCGCCCCCGGCACGGGCAACGGCATGGGCAACCTGGTCACCGCGTGGCACAACCGCACGCCGCTGATCGTCACCGCCGGCCAGCAGACCCGGGAGATGCTGCTGGCCGAGCCCCGGCTGACCAGCCGGCGGGCCACCGAACTGCCCCAGCCGTACGTCAAGTGGAGTCACGAGCCGGTGCGCGCGCAGGACGTCCCGGCGGCGCTGATGCGGGCGTACGCGACGGCCGTGCAGCCGCCCGCCGGGCCGGTCTTCCTCTCGCTGCCCCTCGACGACTGGGCGCAGCCGGCCGACCCACCGCCGGCGGTGCGGACGGTGGCCACCCGGTTCGCGCCCGACCCGCACCGGCTGCGCGATTTCGCCGACGTGCTGGCCGCCAGCCGCGCGCCCGTGCTGGTGCTCGGCGCGGCCGTCGACCGGGCCGACGGCTGGCCCGCCGCCGTGGCGCTGGCGGAGCGGCTGGCCGCGCCGGTCTGGTCGGCCCCCGCCCCGGAGCGGGCCGCCTTCCCCGAGGACCACGCGTCCTTCCGGGGGGTGCTCCCCTTCGCGATCGGGCCGCTGTCGCAGGCGCTGGACGGGCACGACACCGTGCTGGTGGTGGGGGCGCCGGTGTTCCGCTACTACCCGCACGTGCCGGGCGAGCACCTGCCCCCCGGGGCACGCCTGCTGCACGTCACCGACGACCCCGACGAGGCGGCCCGGGCCCCCGTGGGCGACAGCCTGCTCGGCGACGCCGGGCTGGCCCTGGCCGCCCTGGTCGACCTGCTCCCGGCGGCGGACCGGCCGGCGCCGCCCGCGCGCCCCGACCCGCCCCCGCCGGCCGACGGGCTGCCGCTGGAACCCGATGCCCTCTTCGCGGCCCTGGCCCGGCACTGGCCGGCCGACGGGATCCTGGTCCAGGAGTCGCCGTCCAACCTGCCGGCGCTGCGCCGCCGGCTGCGCGCCACCCGCCCCGGGTCGTACTTCACGATGGCCAGCGGTGGCCTCGGGTACGGCCTGCCGGCAGCGGTCGGTGTCGCGCTCGCGCAGCGCGACACCGGACGGGGACGGCCGGTGGTGGCGGTCATCGGGGACGGGTCGTTCCACTACTCGGTGCAGGCGCTCTGGACGGCCGCGCGGCTGCGTCTGCCGCTGGTCGTCGTGGTGCCGGTCAATCAGCAGTACGCCATCCTGAAGGCCTTCGCCGCGTTCAAGGACACACCCGGGGTGCCCGGGCTGGACCTGCCCGGGCTGGACCTCACCGCCATCGCCCGCGGCTACGGCTGCGCCGCCACCGTCGCGGAGACCCCGGAGCAGCTCGGCACGGCCCTGGCCGCCGGGCTGCGCGCGGACGGCCCGACGGTGCTGCCGGTGCCGGTCAGCACCGAGGTGCCCCGCCTCCTGTGAGCCGCCCGGTCCGCGCCGGGCGGCCCACTCCGTCAGCCCGCCGCGCGGTGCCGGTCTCGCCGGCCGGGGCCGGTGGCGTGACCGCCCTGTGCCGGCGGCTGCGCGAGCGCGGCAGGACCGGCACCCGGCGCGTCAGCTCGACGCGAGGCGCAGCGGCGCGCCGGTGAGCACGTCGAGGACCGGCCGGCCGCCCAGCGGCGCCTTCAGCGTGGCGGTGACCGGTTCGAGCTTCAGCATCGAGTTGCACACACCGGTGGCGGTGACCACGCTGCCGCCCACCACCACGACATCGTCGCGCTCCTGCACCAGCGGCGTGATACCGGTGTCGCAGCTGCCCACGCCGAGCCGCCAGGTCAGCTCGGCGCCGTCGACGGACTGGACGTCCTGGGCGCCGACCACGCCATGCGGGGCCGGGCCGGCCGGCGGGGCGGGCTCGGGCGGTGCGCTGACGGCCTGCGGCGCCACGGCGAGCCGGGCGACCGGCGCGGCGAGTTCCTCGACGGTGAACAGCCACGCCGGCACCTGCGCCTCGCCCCGGCTGGTGCGCACCGGCGCGGTGCCCAGCTTCACGGCGGTGACCGTGAGCGGGACGCAGGCGGTCTGCGGGGCGCTGCTCACCGGGCCGTCGGGGCCCGGCTCGATGGTGGGACCACCACCGGGGAGCTTCGGCCCGGGGTCCCGGGGACGGCCGTCGCACGGCGGCGGGTCGCCCTGGTCGAGCTGCCCGTACGCGGTGGCGGCGCTGACCAGCGGGACGCTCAACGTGCCGTCCGGGAACCGGATGGCGCCGTCGGCGGGCTTCGCGGTCGGCAGGTCGATCTGGTCGCGGTACCAGCCGCTGCGGAAGGCGACCCTGGTCTCGTCGGTGAAGCCCGGGTCGCCGACGAGCACCGTCGGGTCCTGCAACGGCACGTAACCGGACTTCCACGCGGGGAGCGGTCGCCACGCGTCGGCCACCTCGGTGGCCCGCTGGGCGAAGGCGTCCCGGCGCGGGTCGGCGGCGGGCGCGTCGACGGCGGGGTCGGAGCCGGCCGGCGCGCACCCGGCGACGATCATCAACAGCGGAAGGCCCAGCAGGGCGGCGGTACGGCGCATGTCGGTTGGACGCCGGCACGCGCACGCCGGTTCCCCGCGATCAGGTCTCCCCGCCGAGATCCGTCTCGTACGCCTCCCAGAGCAGGTCCGCGCCCCGCTGCCGGTGCCCGGCGAGGGCCCGCAGCAGGTACCCGGCCCGGCCGAGCAGGTCGTCGACCGAGGCGTCCGGCGCCTCCGCCGCGTGCTGGAGGGCGGCCAGCGCGGTGGTGATCATGACGTGCTCCCGGGCCAGCAGCCGTACGCCGCGTGCCAGCCGGGGCGCCTGGCCGAGCAGTTCGGCGTACAGGCCGGCGGGCCCCTCGGTGACCCGGACGTGCTCCGCGAAGCTCCGCCGCACGGGGCACAGCCCCACGAGGAGGCGTTCCCGCCAGCGCGGTTCGGCCGGCGCGGCGGCCAGGGCCCGGGCGAACGGATGCAGGTCCCCGAGCCCGGTGACGCCGGGCGGCCGGAGCCCTCCGGGAAGGGTGGGCGGCTGCTGGATCGGACCGGTGACCATGGGCACCTCCCGCGTCGCGTCTGACCGCGTACAGCGATGGTGGACCCGCCGCGCCGCCCTGTCCAGGGGCCAGCCCCGCCTCATCGGTCCCGCCCGCCCCACCTGTCCCCTGAGGCCCAGCAACCTCACCGCCCGGGACGGCGCGGCGGCCCCACGGCCCCAGGGCGGCCCGGCGGCCCCACGGCCCCGGACGGGCGGCCGGGGCCGGACACGACGATGCGCCCCGGTCGTGTGGACCGGGGCGCATCGTCTGGTGGTGGAGGTGCCGGGAATCGAACCCGGGTCCTTCGCCGGTTTGTCAGGGCTTCTCCGAGCGCAGCTCGCTATGCCTCTACTCGGCCCCACCGCTCACGCGAGCAAGTTGGTGTGACGGGCCCAGTCGCTGATTGATCTCGCCGCACGGACCCCGCGACCGGGTCCGATTGGCCAGCCTTCTAGCTGATGCCGGCAGACTGGGTCGAAGGCGCTCCCAGGCCGACAGACTCACTACTCGCCTCAGGCGGCGAGAGCGAAGTCAGCGCGATTGTTCTTGGCGCTTATTGGTTTCCGACGACCGATTCTCGAGACGACGTCGGCTTCCTCGGCTCGCTTCCCCTGTCGCTGCGTACGAAGTCGAAACCAGTCACCCCCTCGACAGGCCGCCCATGTGGCGGCACCGACAAGCGTAACGCCTACCGCAACGGGTTTCATCCCGAGCCCCGGGGGCCGGCGAGCCGACCGGGACGAATGCGACAGATCAGTCGTCCATTCCCTTGCCGCGCCGGCCCGCGACCCGGGCGATCTCCCGGTCCGCGTCCCGCTTGGCGAGGTCCTGGCGCTTGTCGTACGACTTCTTGCCCTTCGCCAGGGCGATCTCCACCTTCGCCCAGCCGTCGGAGAAGTAGACCTGCAACGGCACCATGGTCAGGCCGCCCTCGCGGGTCTTGCCGATCAGCCGGTCGATCTCCAGCCGCTTGAGCAGCAGCTTGCGGGTCCGCCGGGGCTCGTGGTTGGTCCACGTGCCCTGCGTGTATTCCGGGATGTGCATCCCGTGCAGGTAGAGCTCGCCGTTGCGCTCCTGCGCGAACGCGTCGACCAGTGACGCGCGCCCGGCCCGCAACGACTTGACCTCGGTGCCGGTCAACGCCATGCCCGCCTCGTAGGTGTCGAGGATCGCGTAGTCGTGCCGGGCCTTCTTGTTGGAGGCGACGACCTTGCGTCCCTTTTCCCGTGGCATCGGCGCCACCCCCTTTCCGGTGATCCGCGCCGGACGTCACCGGCCGCGGGGCGGAGATCATGCTACCCGAACGACAAGGACCCTCCCGCGCCGTTTATTCCTGGCACGGAAGGGTCCTCGTCGAGCCGTACGGCGTCAGACCCGCAGGTAGAAGCGGAGCGTGACCCAGGCGGTCACCGCGCTGACCAGGGCACCGACGCCGGCCATCAGCGGGAACATGAACAGGATGTCGCCCCAGCTCACCGGCGAGAGCAGACCCTGCAACGCCTGGAGCGACCCGTCGAACAGCAGGTACTTGGCCGCTATCAGGGCCACCAGGCCGAGCAGCGAGCCGACCAGACCGGCGACCACGGCCTCCAGCACGAACGGCGCCTGGATGAACCAGTTCGACGCGCCGACCAGCTTCATGACCGCGACCTCACGCCGCTTGCTGTACGCGGCCACCTGGATCGTGTTGGCGACCAGGAGCAGCGCGGCGACGGCCATCACGATGGCGGCGGCCAGGGCGATGTTCTGGATCGAGGTGAGGATGTCGAAGATCTTGTCCAGCAGCCGACTCTGGTCGACGATCTCGTCGACGCCCTCGGTGTCCTTGTACTGGTCGTAGATGCTCTTGTACTGCTCGGGATTGTTGAGCGTGAGCCGGAACGACTCGGGCAGGCTGTCGGCCTTCACGGCGCTGAGCAGGTCCGGAGCGTCCTGGAACATCTCCTGGAAGCGCTTGTACGCCTCGTCCTTGTTGACGTAGATGACCTCCTTGACCAGCGGGTCGCCCTTCAGCTTGGCGTCCAGCGCGTCACGCTGCTCGGGGCTCACCTCCTGGTCCAGGAAGATGGAGACCTGGATGTTCTTGTAGTACAGGTCCTTCATGTCGTCGACCTGGCGGTACATCAGACCGCTGGCGCCGAGCATGGTCAGCGAGACCGCCATCGTAATGATCATCGCGATGGTCATGGTCACGTTGCGCCACAGTCCGACCAGTACCTCGGACAGGACGTATTTCACGCGCATCGGGATTTCCTCCGGGTCTCCGGCATGAGGTGTTCGTCGTCAGGCTGCGCAGGGGTGGCGTCGGCTCAGCCGTAGACGCCGCGGGCCTGGTCGCGCACGATGCGGCCGCTCTCGATCTCGATGACCCGGCGGCGCATCTGGTTCACGATGTTGGAGTCGTGCGTGACCATCACGACGGTCGTGCCGGTGCGGTTGATCCGGTCCAGCAGGCGCATGATCTCGATCGAGGTGTCCGGGTCCAGGTTTCCGGTCGGCTCGTCCGCGAGCAGGATCAGCGGACGGTTCACGAACGCCCGGGCGACGGCGACCCGCTGCTGCTCACCACCGGAGAGCTCGTGCGGGTAGCGGTGCTCCTTGCCACCGAGCCCGACCAGCTCCAGAACCTCGGGCACGACCCGGCGGGCGACCGCCTTGGTCTTGCCGATCACCTCGAGGGCGAACGCCACGTTCTCGTACGCGGTGCGGTTCGGCAGCAGCCGGAAGTCCTGGAACACGCAGCCGATGGAACGCCGGAAGTGGGGTCGCTTCCAGGAACGCATCGACGTGACGTCCTTGCTGTTGACGACGACCCGCCCCTTGTTGGGCGAGACCTCGTGCAGCAGCAACTTGATGATGGTGGACTTGCCGGAGCCGGATGGACCGATGAAGAAGACGAACTCGCCCTTCTCGATCGAGACGGACACGTTGTCGAGCGAAGGCCGGGACGCCTTCGGGTACGTCTTCGTCACTTGCTCAAGCTGAATCACGGGTGGTGAGTCTACGCGGTGTAACCGGGGAGCCAAGCCCCACGCCCCGCCGTTGCGAGTCGCGTCATCCAATTCGGGCGTACCGGAGAGATCGACGACGCGCTCCGCCCACGGTCGATCACGCAGCGTCGCCGGCGAGCTGCTGCTGCTTGCGCCACCGGATGCCCGCCTCCAGGAACTTGTCCAGGTCGCCGTCGAAGACCGCGGTCGGGTTGCCCGTCTCCTGCTCGGTCCGCAGATCCTTCACCATCTGGTACGGGTGCAGGACGTACGAGCGCATCTGGTCGCCCCAGGAGCCGGCGGCGTCGGTCTTCAGGCCCTGGAGCTTGGCCTGCTCCTCCTGGCGCTTGCGCTCCAGCAGCCGGGCCTGGAGCACCCGCAGCGCGGAGGCCTTGTTCTGCAGCTGGGACTTCTCGTTCTGGCAGGTGACCACGATGCCGGTCGGGATGTGCGTGAGCCGCACGGCCGAGTCGGTGGTGTTGACGCTCTGCCCGCCCGGGCCGGAGGAGCGGTAGACGTCGACCCGCATCTCGTTCTCGGGGATCTCGATGCTGTCGGTCTGCTCGACCACCGGCAGCACCTCGACGCCGGCGAAGCTGGTCTGCCGGCGGCCCTGGTTGTCGAAGGGGCTGATCCGGACGAGCCGGTGGGTGCCCGACTCGACGCTGAGCGTGCCGTACGCGTA encodes:
- a CDS encoding YqgE/AlgH family protein translates to MQGEGQAIGGRATGSMTGRLLVATPALKDPNFDRTVVLLVAHEPGGALGVVLNRATEVPVADVLGDWSDLARDPAVLFEGGPVQPDSAICLARMRHPVQRLRGFHQVSGAVGTLDLSVDPGPLREGITGIRVFAGYSGWGTGQLEQEIEDGSWFVLDALPGDAFVDRPDDLWPMVLRRQGGMMAAVAHFPPDVALN
- a CDS encoding S-methyl-5'-thioadenosine phosphorylase — translated: MGPTAELAVIGGSGLYALLDGATEHVVETPYGPPSDAVTVAEVGGRRVAFLPRHGRDHRHPPHLIPYRANLWALRSLGVRQVLAPCAVGGLRPELGPGTFVVPDQLIDRTSGRTQTYYDRGAVHVSFADPYCPAGRRTLLAAAAGRDVPAVDGGTVVVVEGPRFSTRAESRWYASIGGTVVNMTGHPEAVLARELALCYSSIALVTDLDAGVEGGGAVTQEEVFRVFGENTDRLRGLLLAAVAALPTERDCDCGRALDGIALPFALP
- the mdlC gene encoding benzoylformate decarboxylase translates to MATVRDTTYDLLRALGLTTVFGNPGSTEEPFLRDFPDDFHYVHALHEASAVGMADGYAQVTGRPAHVNLHTAPGTGNGMGNLVTAWHNRTPLIVTAGQQTREMLLAEPRLTSRRATELPQPYVKWSHEPVRAQDVPAALMRAYATAVQPPAGPVFLSLPLDDWAQPADPPPAVRTVATRFAPDPHRLRDFADVLAASRAPVLVLGAAVDRADGWPAAVALAERLAAPVWSAPAPERAAFPEDHASFRGVLPFAIGPLSQALDGHDTVLVVGAPVFRYYPHVPGEHLPPGARLLHVTDDPDEAARAPVGDSLLGDAGLALAALVDLLPAADRPAPPARPDPPPPADGLPLEPDALFAALARHWPADGILVQESPSNLPALRRRLRATRPGSYFTMASGGLGYGLPAAVGVALAQRDTGRGRPVVAVIGDGSFHYSVQALWTAARLRLPLVVVVPVNQQYAILKAFAAFKDTPGVPGLDLPGLDLTAIARGYGCAATVAETPEQLGTALAAGLRADGPTVLPVPVSTEVPRLL
- the smpB gene encoding SsrA-binding protein SmpB — protein: MPREKGRKVVASNKKARHDYAILDTYEAGMALTGTEVKSLRAGRASLVDAFAQERNGELYLHGMHIPEYTQGTWTNHEPRRTRKLLLKRLEIDRLIGKTREGGLTMVPLQVYFSDGWAKVEIALAKGKKSYDKRQDLAKRDADREIARVAGRRGKGMDD
- the ftsX gene encoding permease-like cell division protein FtsX, whose translation is MRVKYVLSEVLVGLWRNVTMTIAMIITMAVSLTMLGASGLMYRQVDDMKDLYYKNIQVSIFLDQEVSPEQRDALDAKLKGDPLVKEVIYVNKDEAYKRFQEMFQDAPDLLSAVKADSLPESFRLTLNNPEQYKSIYDQYKDTEGVDEIVDQSRLLDKIFDILTSIQNIALAAAIVMAVAALLLVANTIQVAAYSKRREVAVMKLVGASNWFIQAPFVLEAVVAGLVGSLLGLVALIAAKYLLFDGSLQALQGLLSPVSWGDILFMFPLMAGVGALVSAVTAWVTLRFYLRV
- the ftsE gene encoding cell division ATP-binding protein FtsE; its protein translation is MIQLEQVTKTYPKASRPSLDNVSVSIEKGEFVFFIGPSGSGKSTIIKLLLHEVSPNKGRVVVNSKDVTSMRSWKRPHFRRSIGCVFQDFRLLPNRTAYENVAFALEVIGKTKAVARRVVPEVLELVGLGGKEHRYPHELSGGEQQRVAVARAFVNRPLILLADEPTGNLDPDTSIEIMRLLDRINRTGTTVVMVTHDSNIVNQMRRRVIEIESGRIVRDQARGVYG
- the prfB gene encoding peptide chain release factor 2, giving the protein MTAADYAEQLKDLDATLRNIEAVLDIDRLRADKDRLEQEASAPDLWDDQAKAQQVTSQLSYVNGEISKLGSLRSGLDDAKVLLELAEAESDPGVLTEVEAEIASLGKAIEEMEVRTLLSGEYDSREALVAIRAGAGGVDAADFAEMLLRMYLRWAERHGYPTEVYETSYAEEAGLKSATFTVKVPYAYGTLSVESGTHRLVRISPFDNQGRRQTSFAGVEVLPVVEQTDSIEIPENEMRVDVYRSSGPGGQSVNTTDSAVRLTHIPTGIVVTCQNEKSQLQNKASALRVLQARLLERKRQEEQAKLQGLKTDAAGSWGDQMRSYVLHPYQMVKDLRTEQETGNPTAVFDGDLDKFLEAGIRWRKQQQLAGDAA